One genomic region from candidate division WOR-3 bacterium encodes:
- the nifU gene encoding Fe-S cluster assembly scaffold protein NifU, whose protein sequence is MPFYSEKVMDHFQHPRNVGEIPDADGIGEVGNPVCGDMMTFYIKVQDNRIVDVKFKTFGCGAAIAVSSMVSEMAKGKTIEEALKITNELVAQELGGLPPNKMHCSNLGADALHKAIEDYLKKKEQRDAGKM, encoded by the coding sequence TTTTTACTCCGAAAAAGTTATGGATCATTTTCAACACCCAAGGAATGTTGGCGAAATTCCAGATGCCGATGGAATCGGTGAAGTCGGCAATCCAGTTTGCGGTGATATGATGACTTTTTACATCAAAGTTCAAGACAACCGAATTGTAGATGTTAAATTCAAAACCTTTGGCTGTGGGGCAGCGATAGCGGTATCTTCAATGGTGAGTGAAATGGCAAAGGGTAAGACGATTGAAGAAGCATTAAAGATTACCAATGAACTCGTTGCCCAAGAACTTGGTGGTCTACCGCCGAACAAGATGCACTGCTCTAATCTTGGAGCGGATGCACTCCATAAGGCGATAGAGGATTATTTAAAAAAGAAGGAGCAGAGAGATGCCGGAAAAATGTAA